A genome region from Nicotiana tabacum cultivar K326 chromosome 13, ASM71507v2, whole genome shotgun sequence includes the following:
- the LOC142168305 gene encoding uncharacterized protein LOC142168305, with the protein MKSTTYLSEIASLWTLINYDASYGEAQGLLAGYCGLLAIDGNFFPINFDRTTNPIAYRYCNVSLNKKWATHRHILWDEFYDPAKSRTELLSNVLPDINGDQWASFAAYHLKSSTIESCRSNKEIRRKQTIPHTGGSKANSRRRHELFLKTGENPTRRKIFIETHKRRDGSFVNDEARTIVVSSALEQIELTQGNTNESEISPDDIIGNVLGAEHSGRLRYTLTALKAYMISKEERVFEQFAGLFSPQPQPSHDEESEPTSPVDVRESSGSRDENRQENIL; encoded by the exons ATGAAATCAACAACCTACCTATCGGAGATTGCATCATTGTGGACTTTGATAAACTACGATGCATCATATGGGGAAGCACAAGGGTTGCTTGCCGGATATTGTGGATTGCTGGCTATTGATGGCAATTTCTTCCCAATTAATTTTGACAG gactactaatcccaTTGCATACAGATATTGCAATGTTAGTTTGAATAAGAAGTGGGCTACACATAGACATATATTGTGGGATGAATTTTATGACCCAGCCAAAAGCAGAACTGAACTTTTAAGCAATGTGTTACCGGATATAAATGGAGATCAGTGGGCTAGTTTTGCTGCTTATCATCTAAAATCATCAACAATT GAAAGTTGTAGAAGTAATAAAGAAATTCGACGCAAACAAACAATACCTCACACTGGCGGTTCCAAAGCTAACTCGAGACGACGACATGAGTTG TTTTTGAAAACTGGAGAAAATCCTACTCGGAGAAAGATATTTATCGAAACTCATAAGAGAAGGGATGGATCATTTGTAAATGACGAGGCAAGGACTATAGTGGTAAGTTCAGCTTTG GAACAAATTGAATTGACTCAAGGCAATACCAATGAATCTGAAATTTCCCCAGATGATATTATTGGCAATGTGTTAGGGGCAGAGCATTCTGGGAGGTTACGAT ACACCTTAACTGCATTGAAAGCTTACATGATATCAAAGGAAGAAAGAGTTTTTGAGCAATTTGCTGGTCTGTTTTCTCCTCAACCACAA cCTAGTCATGATGAAGAGAGTGAACCTACTTCACCGGTGGATGTAAGAGAATCATCGGGCAGCAGGGACGAGAATCGCCAAGAAAATAttttgtaa